A genomic window from Syngnathus typhle isolate RoL2023-S1 ecotype Sweden linkage group LG18, RoL_Styp_1.0, whole genome shotgun sequence includes:
- the bms1 gene encoding ribosome biogenesis protein BMS1 homolog isoform X2 gives MDGNVKEKRKHQQKHSGPKAERKKLRKQGDSTEKDERKRNPKAFAVQSAVRMAKTFHRAQDIKTKKHHIPLVDRTPLEPPPVVIVVVGPPKVGKSTLIRCLIKIFTRQKLGDICGPVTIVSGKKRRLTFMECNNDINTMIDLAKVADLVLMLIDASFGFEMETFEFLNICQVHGFPRIMGVLTHLDSFKNNKAQRKTKKTLKHRFWTEVYQGAKLFYLSGMVYGEYQTQEVKNLGRFISVMKFRPLVWQTSHPYLLVDRMEDLTDPETIRTDSKCDRRVSLYGYLRGTYLKNKTQVHIPGVGDFEVADVNFLPDPCPLPDAQKKRALNEKERLLYAPMAGVGGVVYDKDAVYIDLPACHVLQDQEVMRPSTELVQSLIDTHATLDAKMAASKVTLFSGSATLDSADVNAQSRENEGLAEERVWDPMSHRERRKVIFNEEDDKGDSSDDDDDDDDDDEDDSDAEEQNEAHENLKSSSDQDGPTIKKRKLETNKDVAEGAAELPVFADSDDDLEMSGGEEEAGGAGDSGHCSEEDDDEVGSRDDEDDVDEEEDESQITMEKTASESQEETQEEIGALRWKDCLQQKASETFLRHQEAMPNLRKLVYGSVAEAKEEDDDDEELAGLFRVNRAQKSRRLQANGLDCSHFNPDSSRNWDLEEMLNSIRDCFVTGKWEEDQDAATRLKEHDEEYGDFEDLETGEVHKGAQDKAENSESDDGDNNEETPMKEGKDEVQKNKRLDKKRRLKERFDAEYDDGDATYFDDLKEEMQKQAELNRAEFEDLDDESRVQYEGFRPGMYVRLEISSLPCEFIANFDPHYPIIVGGLGSNEGSAGYLQMRLKKHRWYKRILKTRDPLILSLGWRRFQTMPLYHIEDHNGRHRLLKYTPQHMHCGASIWGPITPQGTGFLALQSVTGINANFRIAATGVILDLDKSVTVVKKLKLIGYPYKIFKNTCFIKGMFNTVLEVAKFEGASIRTVSGLRGQIKKAMSTPAGSFRATFEDRVLMSDIVFLRSWCKVSVPQLYNPITSLLLPVAQKDSWAGMRTLGQLKHDLGIRNKPNQDSLYKPVVRTKAHYNPLHIPKALQKALPYKSKPKLMQGKGKTPRDLQRPAVIREPHERKVAALLHALGTVHQYDTKKAHAVKHAKHKEFLQHKDKEEEAKLKRQKEARKKLYRAMGQKDQKKLKSSLKGASSSQDF, from the exons ATGGATGGCAATGTGAAGGAAAAGAGGAAACATCAGCAGAAACACAGTGGGCCAAAGGCGGAAAGAAAGAAACTGAGGAAACAGGGAGACTCAACAGAGAAGGATGAACGCAAACGCAACCCCAAAGCCTTTGCAGTACAGTCTGCTGTACGCATGGCCAAGACCTTCCACAG GGCGCAGGACATAAAGACCAAAAAACACCACATCCCCCTGGTTGATCGGACACCCCTGGAGCCTCCTCCGGTGGTGATTGTCGTAGTCGGACCCCCCAAGGTGGGGAAAAGCACCCTGATCCGTTGCCTGATCAAAATCTTCACGCGTCAGAAGCTTGGAGACATATGTGGCCCTGTAACCATCGTCTCAG GGAAGAAACGGCGTCTCACTTTCATGGAGTGCAACAATGACATAAATACCATGATCGACCTTGCAAAAGTCGCTGATCTG GTTCTGATGTTGATAGATGCCAGCTTTGGCTTTGAAATGGAAACGTTTGAGTTTCTCAACATCTGCCAAGTGCATGGTTTCCCTCGCATCATGGGTGTGCTCACTCACCTGGATTCCTTTAAGAACAACAAGGCTCAAAGGAAGACCAAGAAAACTTTAAAACATCGCTTCTGGACAGAAGTCTACCAG GGCGCCAAGCTTTTCTATCTGTCTGGCATGGTGTACGGGGAGTATCAAACGCAGGAAGTGAAGAACCTCGGCCGCTTCATCTCTGTCATGAAATTTCGTCCTTTGGTTTGGCAGACGTCCCACCCTTATTTGCTTGTTGATCG CATGGAGGATTTGACTGACCCCGAAACGATTCGAACGGACTCAAAGTGCGATCGGAGAGTGTCGCTCTACGGCTACTTGCGAGGCAcatatttgaaaaacaaaacccagGTCCATATTCCAG GTGTTGGAGACTTCGAGGTCGCAGATGTGAACTTTCTGCCTGACCCCTGTCCACTTCCAGATGCTCAGAAGAAAAGGGCACTGAATGAGAAGGAGCGGCTGCTTTACGCACCCATGGCTGGAGTCGGCGGGGTGGTGTACGACAAAGACGCCGTGTACATCGACCTTCCTGCATGCCATGTTCTTCAAGACCAG GAGGTGATGAGACCCAGCACGGAGCTTGTCCAGTCTCTTATCGATACACACGCCACTCTAGATGCCAAGATGGCTGCCAGCAAAGTCACCCTCTTCAGCGGTTCCGCTACTCTGGACTCGGCAGATGTCAACGCACAGAGCAG AGAGAATGAAGGCCTCGCGGAGGAGCGTGTTTGGGATCCGATGAGCCACCGAGAGAGAAGAAAGGTGATCTTCAACGAGGAAGATGACAAAGGGGACtccagtgatgatgatgatgatgatgatgatgatgatgaagacgacAGTGACGCTGAGGAGCAGAATGAGGCGCATGAAAATCTTAaatcttcaagtgatcaagATGGACCAACAATAAAGAAACGCAAGCTGGAGACCAACAAAGACGTTGCGGAAGGAGCGGCCGAGCTGCCCGTTTTTGCCGACAGTGACGATGACCTGGAGATGAGTGGCGGAGAGGAGGAAGCCGGTGGAGCGGGTGACTCTGGGCATTGCTCCGAAGAAGATGACGACGAAGTAGGGAGtcgtgatgatgaagatgatgttgatgaagaggaagatgaaAGTCAAATCACAATGGAAAAGACGGCGAGCGAAAGCCAAGAGGAAACCCAAGAAGAGATCG GGGCTCTGCGGTGGAAAGATTGTCTGCAGCAGAAGGCATCTGAAACATTCTTACGCCACCAAGAAGCTATGCCCAACCTGCGAAAACTGGTCTACGGTTCAG TCGCCGAGGCAAaagaggaggacgacgacgacgaggagtTGGCAGGACTCTTTCGTGTCAACCGCGCTCAGAAGAGTAGAAGGTTACAAGCAAATGGGCTCGATTGTTCCCATTTTAACCCCGATTCCTCCCGCAACTGGGATCTGGAGGAG ATGCTGAACTCCATACGGGATTGCTTTGTGACGGGGAAATGGGAGGAGGACCAAgatgccgccacacgcctgaaGGAACATG ACGAGGAGTACGGAGATTTTGAGGATCTGGAGACGGGCGAAGTCCACAAAGGGGCTCAGGATAAAGCTGAG AATAGCGAGAGTGATGACGGCGATAACAACGAAGAGACGCCGATGAAGGAGGGTAAGGATGAAGTCCAGAAAAACAAGCGCTTGGATAAAAAACGGAGGCTGAAAGAACGATTTGATGCCGAGTATGACGACGGAGATGCCACTTACTTTGACGACCTCAAGGAGGAGATGCAGAAGCAAGCCGAG TTGAACAGGGCAGAGTTTGAGGATCTAGACGACGAGTCGAGAGTGCAATATGAAGGATTCCGGCCAGGAATGTACGTCAGATTGGAAATCTCCTCGCTACCTTGCGAATTCATCGCAAATTTCGATCCTCACTATCCCATCATCGTCGGTGGTTTGGGTTCCAATGAGGGGAGCGCTGGATATCTACAG ATGAGACTGAAGAAACACCGCTGGTATAAGCGCATCTTGAAGACACGAGACCCGCTCATCCTATCGCTAGGCTGGCGGCGCTTCCAGACCATGCCCCTTTACCATATCGAGGATCACAACGGGCGACACCGGCTTCTGAAATACACACCACAGCACATGCACTGCGGTGCCTCCATCTGGG GTCCAATTACACCGCAGGGAACGGGATTCCTGGCTCTGCAATCCGTAACCGGAATTAAT GCCAATTTCCGGATCGCAGCCACCGGGGTTATCCTCGACCTGGATAAGTCGGTGACTGTTGTCAAGAAGCTCAAACTCATTGGCTACCCATACAAGATCTTTAAGAACACATGTTTCATAAAG GGCATGTTCAATACAGTGCTGGAAGTGGCCAAATTTGAAGGGGCCTCGATAAGAACAGTGTCAGGCCTCAGGGGTCAAATCAAGAAAGCAATGTCAACGCCAGCGGGATCCTTTCGAGCTACATTCGAGGACAGGGTGCTTATGAGTG ATATTGTGTTCCTGCGCTCCTGGTGCAAAGTGTCCGTTCCACAGCTCTACAACCCCATCACGTCTCTGCTGCTCCCTGTGGCTCAGAAGGACAGCTGGGCTGGCATGAGGACCCTAGGGCAGCTCAAACACGACCTGGGAATCCGCAACAAACCCAATCAAGACTCTCTGTACAAG CCTGTGGTCCGTACAAAAGCCCATTACAATCCCCTCCACATCCCCAAAGCACTGCAGAAGGCTCTTCCCTACAagagcaaaccaaaactgatgCAAGGGAAAGGAAAGACGCCGAGAGACCTCCAGAGGCCCGCCGTGATCAGAGAGCCTCACGAAAGGAAG GTGGCGGCTCTCCTCCACGCTCTCGGCACAGTCCACCAGTACGACACGAAGAAAGCGCACGCAGTGAAACATGCCAAACACAAGGAGTTCCTGCAACACAaagacaaggaggaggaggccaaATTGAAGAGACAGAAGGAAGCACGTAAAAAACTTTATCGCGCCATGGGCCAGAAGGACCAAAAGAAACTAAAGTCAAGTCTTAAAGGGGCATCATCATCACAAGATTTCTAA
- the bms1 gene encoding ribosome biogenesis protein BMS1 homolog isoform X1, with product MDGNVKEKRKHQQKHSGPKAERKKLRKQGDSTEKDERKRNPKAFAVQSAVRMAKTFHRAQDIKTKKHHIPLVDRTPLEPPPVVIVVVGPPKVGKSTLIRCLIKIFTRQKLGDICGPVTIVSGKKRRLTFMECNNDINTMIDLAKVADLVLMLIDASFGFEMETFEFLNICQVHGFPRIMGVLTHLDSFKNNKAQRKTKKTLKHRFWTEVYQGAKLFYLSGMVYGEYQTQEVKNLGRFISVMKFRPLVWQTSHPYLLVDRMEDLTDPETIRTDSKCDRRVSLYGYLRGTYLKNKTQVHIPGVGDFEVADVNFLPDPCPLPDAQKKRALNEKERLLYAPMAGVGGVVYDKDAVYIDLPACHVLQDQEVMRPSTELVQSLIDTHATLDAKMAASKVTLFSGSATLDSADVNAQSRENEGLAEERVWDPMSHRERRKVIFNEEDDKGDSSDDDDDDDDDDEDDSDAEEQNEAHENLKSSSDQDGPTIKKRKLETNKDVAEGAAELPVFADSDDDLEMSGGEEEAGGAGDSGHCSEEDDDEVGSRDDEDDVDEEEDESQITMEKTASESQEETQEEIGKCIFSFFFFERLCSSSLLFFKSTGALRWKDCLQQKASETFLRHQEAMPNLRKLVYGSVAEAKEEDDDDEELAGLFRVNRAQKSRRLQANGLDCSHFNPDSSRNWDLEEMLNSIRDCFVTGKWEEDQDAATRLKEHDEEYGDFEDLETGEVHKGAQDKAENSESDDGDNNEETPMKEGKDEVQKNKRLDKKRRLKERFDAEYDDGDATYFDDLKEEMQKQAELNRAEFEDLDDESRVQYEGFRPGMYVRLEISSLPCEFIANFDPHYPIIVGGLGSNEGSAGYLQMRLKKHRWYKRILKTRDPLILSLGWRRFQTMPLYHIEDHNGRHRLLKYTPQHMHCGASIWGPITPQGTGFLALQSVTGINANFRIAATGVILDLDKSVTVVKKLKLIGYPYKIFKNTCFIKGMFNTVLEVAKFEGASIRTVSGLRGQIKKAMSTPAGSFRATFEDRVLMSDIVFLRSWCKVSVPQLYNPITSLLLPVAQKDSWAGMRTLGQLKHDLGIRNKPNQDSLYKPVVRTKAHYNPLHIPKALQKALPYKSKPKLMQGKGKTPRDLQRPAVIREPHERKVAALLHALGTVHQYDTKKAHAVKHAKHKEFLQHKDKEEEAKLKRQKEARKKLYRAMGQKDQKKLKSSLKGASSSQDF from the exons ATGGATGGCAATGTGAAGGAAAAGAGGAAACATCAGCAGAAACACAGTGGGCCAAAGGCGGAAAGAAAGAAACTGAGGAAACAGGGAGACTCAACAGAGAAGGATGAACGCAAACGCAACCCCAAAGCCTTTGCAGTACAGTCTGCTGTACGCATGGCCAAGACCTTCCACAG GGCGCAGGACATAAAGACCAAAAAACACCACATCCCCCTGGTTGATCGGACACCCCTGGAGCCTCCTCCGGTGGTGATTGTCGTAGTCGGACCCCCCAAGGTGGGGAAAAGCACCCTGATCCGTTGCCTGATCAAAATCTTCACGCGTCAGAAGCTTGGAGACATATGTGGCCCTGTAACCATCGTCTCAG GGAAGAAACGGCGTCTCACTTTCATGGAGTGCAACAATGACATAAATACCATGATCGACCTTGCAAAAGTCGCTGATCTG GTTCTGATGTTGATAGATGCCAGCTTTGGCTTTGAAATGGAAACGTTTGAGTTTCTCAACATCTGCCAAGTGCATGGTTTCCCTCGCATCATGGGTGTGCTCACTCACCTGGATTCCTTTAAGAACAACAAGGCTCAAAGGAAGACCAAGAAAACTTTAAAACATCGCTTCTGGACAGAAGTCTACCAG GGCGCCAAGCTTTTCTATCTGTCTGGCATGGTGTACGGGGAGTATCAAACGCAGGAAGTGAAGAACCTCGGCCGCTTCATCTCTGTCATGAAATTTCGTCCTTTGGTTTGGCAGACGTCCCACCCTTATTTGCTTGTTGATCG CATGGAGGATTTGACTGACCCCGAAACGATTCGAACGGACTCAAAGTGCGATCGGAGAGTGTCGCTCTACGGCTACTTGCGAGGCAcatatttgaaaaacaaaacccagGTCCATATTCCAG GTGTTGGAGACTTCGAGGTCGCAGATGTGAACTTTCTGCCTGACCCCTGTCCACTTCCAGATGCTCAGAAGAAAAGGGCACTGAATGAGAAGGAGCGGCTGCTTTACGCACCCATGGCTGGAGTCGGCGGGGTGGTGTACGACAAAGACGCCGTGTACATCGACCTTCCTGCATGCCATGTTCTTCAAGACCAG GAGGTGATGAGACCCAGCACGGAGCTTGTCCAGTCTCTTATCGATACACACGCCACTCTAGATGCCAAGATGGCTGCCAGCAAAGTCACCCTCTTCAGCGGTTCCGCTACTCTGGACTCGGCAGATGTCAACGCACAGAGCAG AGAGAATGAAGGCCTCGCGGAGGAGCGTGTTTGGGATCCGATGAGCCACCGAGAGAGAAGAAAGGTGATCTTCAACGAGGAAGATGACAAAGGGGACtccagtgatgatgatgatgatgatgatgatgatgatgaagacgacAGTGACGCTGAGGAGCAGAATGAGGCGCATGAAAATCTTAaatcttcaagtgatcaagATGGACCAACAATAAAGAAACGCAAGCTGGAGACCAACAAAGACGTTGCGGAAGGAGCGGCCGAGCTGCCCGTTTTTGCCGACAGTGACGATGACCTGGAGATGAGTGGCGGAGAGGAGGAAGCCGGTGGAGCGGGTGACTCTGGGCATTGCTCCGAAGAAGATGACGACGAAGTAGGGAGtcgtgatgatgaagatgatgttgatgaagaggaagatgaaAGTCAAATCACAATGGAAAAGACGGCGAGCGAAAGCCAAGAGGAAACCCAAGAAGAGATCGGTAAGtgcatattttcattttttttttttgaacgttTGTGCTCgagttcacttttattttttaaatctacaGGGGCTCTGCGGTGGAAAGATTGTCTGCAGCAGAAGGCATCTGAAACATTCTTACGCCACCAAGAAGCTATGCCCAACCTGCGAAAACTGGTCTACGGTTCAG TCGCCGAGGCAAaagaggaggacgacgacgacgaggagtTGGCAGGACTCTTTCGTGTCAACCGCGCTCAGAAGAGTAGAAGGTTACAAGCAAATGGGCTCGATTGTTCCCATTTTAACCCCGATTCCTCCCGCAACTGGGATCTGGAGGAG ATGCTGAACTCCATACGGGATTGCTTTGTGACGGGGAAATGGGAGGAGGACCAAgatgccgccacacgcctgaaGGAACATG ACGAGGAGTACGGAGATTTTGAGGATCTGGAGACGGGCGAAGTCCACAAAGGGGCTCAGGATAAAGCTGAG AATAGCGAGAGTGATGACGGCGATAACAACGAAGAGACGCCGATGAAGGAGGGTAAGGATGAAGTCCAGAAAAACAAGCGCTTGGATAAAAAACGGAGGCTGAAAGAACGATTTGATGCCGAGTATGACGACGGAGATGCCACTTACTTTGACGACCTCAAGGAGGAGATGCAGAAGCAAGCCGAG TTGAACAGGGCAGAGTTTGAGGATCTAGACGACGAGTCGAGAGTGCAATATGAAGGATTCCGGCCAGGAATGTACGTCAGATTGGAAATCTCCTCGCTACCTTGCGAATTCATCGCAAATTTCGATCCTCACTATCCCATCATCGTCGGTGGTTTGGGTTCCAATGAGGGGAGCGCTGGATATCTACAG ATGAGACTGAAGAAACACCGCTGGTATAAGCGCATCTTGAAGACACGAGACCCGCTCATCCTATCGCTAGGCTGGCGGCGCTTCCAGACCATGCCCCTTTACCATATCGAGGATCACAACGGGCGACACCGGCTTCTGAAATACACACCACAGCACATGCACTGCGGTGCCTCCATCTGGG GTCCAATTACACCGCAGGGAACGGGATTCCTGGCTCTGCAATCCGTAACCGGAATTAAT GCCAATTTCCGGATCGCAGCCACCGGGGTTATCCTCGACCTGGATAAGTCGGTGACTGTTGTCAAGAAGCTCAAACTCATTGGCTACCCATACAAGATCTTTAAGAACACATGTTTCATAAAG GGCATGTTCAATACAGTGCTGGAAGTGGCCAAATTTGAAGGGGCCTCGATAAGAACAGTGTCAGGCCTCAGGGGTCAAATCAAGAAAGCAATGTCAACGCCAGCGGGATCCTTTCGAGCTACATTCGAGGACAGGGTGCTTATGAGTG ATATTGTGTTCCTGCGCTCCTGGTGCAAAGTGTCCGTTCCACAGCTCTACAACCCCATCACGTCTCTGCTGCTCCCTGTGGCTCAGAAGGACAGCTGGGCTGGCATGAGGACCCTAGGGCAGCTCAAACACGACCTGGGAATCCGCAACAAACCCAATCAAGACTCTCTGTACAAG CCTGTGGTCCGTACAAAAGCCCATTACAATCCCCTCCACATCCCCAAAGCACTGCAGAAGGCTCTTCCCTACAagagcaaaccaaaactgatgCAAGGGAAAGGAAAGACGCCGAGAGACCTCCAGAGGCCCGCCGTGATCAGAGAGCCTCACGAAAGGAAG GTGGCGGCTCTCCTCCACGCTCTCGGCACAGTCCACCAGTACGACACGAAGAAAGCGCACGCAGTGAAACATGCCAAACACAAGGAGTTCCTGCAACACAaagacaaggaggaggaggccaaATTGAAGAGACAGAAGGAAGCACGTAAAAAACTTTATCGCGCCATGGGCCAGAAGGACCAAAAGAAACTAAAGTCAAGTCTTAAAGGGGCATCATCATCACAAGATTTCTAA
- the adoa gene encoding 2-aminoethanethiol (cysteamine) dioxygenase a: MSRNNKYPLIQKIAKQAFMTFKSLKCSAKGDSKVFAENQAKLISLVTAIRATDLKISPQKNKPTSGSSEPDPPPVTYMHICETDVFSMGVFLLRTGASIPLHDHPGMNGMLKVLYGKVNVSCFDKLESGQTAPPRFQTPVTPFQNASLRRSLLRSVAEYSENSGPCLLTPLRDNLHQIDAVDGPAAFLDILAPPYDPDDGRDCHYYKVLKTVAEPDIAVMENQELQEEEKEMWLLEIPQPEDFWCGGEPYPGPVVSV; encoded by the exons ATGTCGCGAAACAACAAATATCCTCTCATCCAGAAAATAGCTAAACAAGCGTTTATGACTTTTAAAAGTTTAAAGTGTTCGGCCAAAGGAGATAGTAAAGTCTTTGCAGAAAATCAGGCCAAACTCATCTCCTTGGTGACTGCGATTAGGGCGACGGATCTCAAGATCTCTCCCCAGAAAAACAAACCCACCTCGGGCTCGTCGGAACCGGATCCCCCGCCGGTCACCTACATGCACATCTGCGAGACGGATGTGTTCAGCATGGGCGTATTCCTGCTCAGAACCGGAGCCTCCATACCTCTTCACGACCATCCGGGCATGAACGGGATGCTGAAG GTCCTCTATGGCAAGGTGAACGTCAGTTGCTTCGACAAACTGGAAAGCGGCCAGACAGCCCCTCCTCGGTTCCAAACTCCCGTGACTccatttcaaaatgcttctctgcGACGATCCTTGCTCCGCTCAGTCGCTGAGTACTCGGAGAACAGCGGACCGTGTCTCCTGACACCTCTGCGGGATAATCTCCACCAGATTGACGCTGTGGACGGGCCTGCCGCTTTCCTGGATATCCTGGCGCCGCCGTACGATCCGGATGACGGGCGGGACTGTCACTATTACAAAGTTCTAAAAACTGTGGCAGAGCCAGACATAGCTGTGATGGAGAACCAGGAGCTtcaggaagaggagaaggagatGTGGCTTTTGGAAATCCCTCAGCCAGAGGACTTTTGGTGTGGAGGAGAACCTTACCCGGGCCCTGTTGTTTCCGTGTGA
- the egr2b gene encoding early growth response protein 2b encodes MTAKTLEKVPMSLGGFENVYSVEDIAGGLPTSVAIFPNSDLGPHYEQINVAADPLMSAEMNAERRSLDLCSYSGGFSQAPSHRNQTFTYMGKFSIDSQYPANWNPEGVINIVSGIFNVAHPPPPPPPPPPPSTSSSSSPASPLSPGHFSSRNLSCTMAAAHQSQVEMEHHQLYSPPPPPPYSSAACAEVYQDPSAFLSTSTCHIASYPPPSYSSPKQHGGQDVPGLFPMIPDYHPGFFQPACQRDVHATSIPDRKPFGPCSLDTFRVPPPLTPLNTIRNYTLGGPSAEGGGPARLPSAYSPQNLPLRPILRPRKYPNRPSKTPIHERPYPCPAEGCDRRFSRSDELTRHIRIHTGHKPFQCRICMRNFSRSDHLTTHIRTHTGEKPFACDFCGRKFARSDERKRHTKIHLRQKERKSNSSSSIASGANNGICA; translated from the exons ATGACGGCAAAAACTCTGGAGAAGGTGCCGATGAGCCTCGGGGGGTTTGAGAACGTTTATTCCGTGGAGGACATCGCCGGCGGCTTGCCTACGTCCGTCGCAATTTTCCCCAACTCTGATTTGGGACCCCACTATGAGCAGATCAATGTGGCTGCAG ATCCATTAATGAGTGCCGAGATGAACGCAGAAAGGCGTTCTCTAGACCTCTGCTCGTACTCCGGCGGCTTCTCACAAGCTCCCTCACACCGCAACCAGACCTTCACATATATGGGGAAGTTCTCCATCGACTCCCAGTATCCAGCAAACTGGAACCCCGAAGGAGTCATCAACATCGTCTCGGGCATCTTCAACGTcgcccatcctcctcctcctcctcctcctccccctcctccgtcCACGTCGTCGTCCTCTTCTCCGGCTTCGCCACTTTCTCCCGGTCACTTTTCGAGTCGAAATCTGAGCTGCACCATGGCCGCGGCCCATCAGAGCCAAGTGGAGATGGAGCATCATCAGCTTTATtcccccccgccgccgccgccgtattCCTCCGCCGCCTGCGCAGAGGTGTATCAGGATCCGTCGGCGTTTCTCTCCACGTCCACCTGCCACATCGCCTCCTACCCGCCGCCCTCCTACTCGTCCCCCAAGCAGCACGGCGGCCAAGACGTGCCGGGACTCTTCCCGATGATCCCCGACTACCACCCCGGCTTCTTCCAGCCGGCTTGCCAGCGAGACGTGCACGCTACGAGCATCCCCGATCGAAAACCCTTCGGCCCGTGTTCCCTCGATACCTTCCGCGTCCCGCCACCTTTGACCCCGCTGAACACCATTCGAAATTACACGCTGGGTGGTCCGAGCGCCGAGGGGGGAGGCCCGGCCAGGCTCCCCTCCGCGTACAGCCCCCAGAATCTCCCCTTGAGGCCCATCCTGCGACCCAGAAAGTACCCAAACAGACCCAGCAAGACGCCCATCCACGAGCGGCCCTACCCGTGTCCGGCGGAGGGCTGCGACCGGCGTTTCTCCCGCTCCGACGAGCTCACCAGACATATTCGCATCCACACCGGACATAAGCCCTTCCAGTGCAGGATTTGCATGCGCAACTTCAGCCGCAGCGACCATCTCACCACTCACATCCGCacgcacacgggcgagaagccctTCGCCTGCGACTTCTGCGGCCGCAAGTTCGCCAGGAGCGACGAGAGGAAGAGGCATACCAAAATACACCTGAGGCAAAAGGAGAGAAAGTCCAATTCGTCCTCCTCCATCGCCTCTGGCGCAAACAACGGGATTTGTGCCTAG
- the LOC133143069 gene encoding NHL repeat-containing protein 3-like, whose amino-acid sequence MKSRSYTCLILTAMVSLFFLMMLLYDVFSPQQAANSILGQDYQLLGRPLYKLDVSWPKNPELFSGNVFGVAVNQYAGVVYVAQRGDNVPKVLVFTTEGDFLMYWNTSTLEMPHGIFLADALSKPTVWITDVGNGPYGHCIKQYSPSGNLLQVLGTPGQAGSGLHPLQFDQPAEIFVHDSGEMYIVDGDGGMNNRLIKLSKEQQVLWVHGEKGQGLAQFDIPHSVTIDGAQRVWVADRANKRIQVFNSLTGGWLGSWGSCFTEDAPYSVRLTPDKKYLVVVQLNTNQISLLEAPPVGLIGQCKVVSVIQLADEVKPHLVDLDLKSGALYVAEIGAQQAQKFTPFSLGGTLL is encoded by the exons ATGAAAAGTAGAAGCTATACGTGCTTGATATTGACCGCTATGGTCTCTTTATTCTTTCTTATGATGCTGCTATACGATGTGTTCAGCCCTCAGCAGGCTGCCAACTCAATCCTCGGACAAGACTATCAGCTACTGGGCAGGCCATTGTACAAACTGGATGTGAGCTGGCCCAAAAACCCAGAACTCTTCTCTGGGAATGTATTTGGGGTGGCTGTCAACCAGTATGCCGGTGTCGTCTATGTGGCACAGAGAG GGGACAACGTGCCCAAGGTGCTGGTGTTTACAACAGAAGGCGATTTCCTCATGTACTGGAATACAAGTACCTTAGAGATGCCCCATGGTATATTTTTAGCAGATGCCTTGTCAAAGCCAACTGTCTGGATCACAGATGTGGGAAATGGTCCGTATGGCCATTGCATCAAACAATACTCACCGTCGGGGAATCTTCTGCAG GTCCTTGGTACACCAGGGCAAGCTGGCTCCGGCCTTCATCCGCTGCAGTTTGACCAGCCAGCTGAGATCTTCGTCCATGACTCCGGGGAAATGTACATCGTAGACGGTGACGGTGGGATGAATAATCGCCTCATCAAATTATCCAAAGAACAGCAAGTGTTGTGGGTTCACGGAGAAAAGGGACAAGGCCTAGCTCAGTTCGACATCCCTCACAGTGTGACAATTGACGGCGCTCAAAGGGTATGGGTGGCTGACAGGGCAAACAAGAGGATCCAAGTTTTCAACTCCCTCACGGGGGGCTGGCTGGGATCGTGGGGGAGCTGCTTCACCGAGGATGCCCCTTACTCAGTCCGCCTCACCCCGGACAAGAAATATTTGGTTGTAGTCCAGCTCAACACCAACCAAATTTCACTACTGGAGGCACCGCCGGTGGGTTTAATTGGTCAGTGCAAGGTGGTCAGTGTGATTCAACTTGCGGATGAAGTCAAACCGCATTTGGTTGACTTGGACCTCAAATCAGGGGCGCTTTACGTGGCTGAGATTGGTGCCCAGCAGGCACAGAAGTTCACCCCTTTCAGCTTAGGTGGGACTCTCCTATAA